The genomic stretch CAAAATCAAATACATAGCAACGCCAACGGCAACTAACATAAACAAGGTTTGTAGCGTATCTGTCCAAACAATTGTTTTAATTCCGCCACGAAATGTGTACAACCAAATCAATAAAACAGATAAACTTACGGTAACCGCAAAATGAATTCCATAAGCGTCAAATACATACCGTTGCAACACAATTGCTACCAAATACAATCTAAAAGAAGCACCCAAAATTCTTGAAACTAAAAAGAAAAAAGCACCCGTTTTATAACTTACGACTCCAAATCGGTCTTCCAAATACTGATAAATAGAGGTTACATTCAAGCGATAATAAATTGGCATCAGCACAAATGCAATAATAAAATACCCAACCAAATATCCGAAAACAACTTGCATATAGCTAAACTGAGAAGCTTCCACCCAACCTGGAACGGAAATAAATGTCACGCCCGAAAGCGATGCGCCAATCATTCCAAAAGCTACAATATACCAAGGCGACTTTCGCGAAGCTCTAAAAAATGATTCGTTGCTATCATCTTTCCCCGTGAAATACGAGATCAAAATTAAAACGCCAAAATAGCCGGCAATAAGGAGTAAAATATGAATTGGTTGCATAAATATAATTTGTGGATTGCAAAATACGAACTTCAATGCTTTGCGCTGTTTAAAAATTCAAAAATTTAAGATTCAAGGGTTTGATTGTGGAAAGATTTAAAAAATAAGTCTATTACATTGACTTTTAGAATATATGATCGCTTCGGCTTTTAGTTTCGCAAAAGATACAGAGTTTATAGTCAATTGCTCGTTCTGTTTATACTAGGAAAACATTACGGATTTTCCACGGGTTCGTTTTTTTTACTAACTTCGTTCTAGCAATCGTAACTAACCATAAAAGTTGGCAACAATTATTAGAAAATCAAATCAAAATATAAAATCTATGAAGAAAATCTACACACTTACTTTTTTAATAACTTCTTTTGTATGTCAGGCTCAAATAGTAAATATTCCAGACGCAAATTTTAAAAATGCTTTAGTAAATGACATTGTTGTAGATATAGATAATAATGGAGTTTATGATTCCGATGCAGATTTAAACAATGATGGAGAGATTCAAGTTAGTGAAGCCGAATCAGTTATCAGCTTAAATATTAGTTTTAAAAACATTACCTCTCTTGAAGGAATTGCAAGTTTTTCTAATCTTATCAAATTATATTGTACTGATAATCCATTTATTGAGTTTGATGTTTCATCACTTATAAATTTAGAAACTTTAAGATGTTGGGATATCGATCAAGTCGTAAGTATTGATTTATCATCAAATATAAACTTGACATCATTAGAATGTGATGTCAATGATTCATTAGAGTTTTTAAATATCCAAAATGGTAACAATCAAAACCTTGTACGACTTTGGACAGATAGTTCACCTAATTTAGTTTGCATTCAAGTTGATGATGAAGTCTATGCCAACAATCAAACTTGTAATAATAATGAATGGTGCAAAGACATTTCTACAACTTATAATGAAAATTGTACTTTAGGAATAAATGAATTTAATTACAATGCAATAAATGTCTTCCCAAATCCTACTAAAAATGAATTAACGATTAACTCAAACTTGTCTGTAGAAAGTTTTAAGATTTATTCTACGAATGGAAAATTAGTCATGAGTAAAAAACTACAAAACAATAAAATTGATTTATTTAACCTCAATTCAGGAATTTATTTTATCAAATTTCAATCACAAAATAAAACGATAATTAAAAAAATAATCAAGGAATAAAAAAAAACACACATAACGGTAGCGGATTGCGGAAGCCAATAGTTTTTAAAAACTACCCATATCTGCCTTACAATAAGGTCTTAAAACGTTAAAACAATACTTCAAAGGATTCACAGTCATATTTCAGTTCCAAAACCGTCACTTCGAGTAATTTTTGGAATAAAATGAAGAAAATTGCATTTCGACTCCGCTCAATAGAACTATTGAGAAGTATTCGCTATTTCTAAGCTGAATCTCGATAGCTCTGCTGAGTTGATCTCGATACAAAATTCTTCCAGAATTTCACTCGATCTGACGAGTAGTAAACATTTCAGCTTCAGATTCAACTTCATTTTCAATTTCCAAAGCCAAAAAACCGTAAATTTGCCCTCATGGAATTCTCCTCAAAACTATTAGAAAACGCAGTCAATGAAATTTCGCAACTTCCAGGAATCGGAAAGCGAACTGCATTACGGTTGGTCTTGCATTTATTACGTCAGCCAGAAAGTCAAACGTTGCATTTAACAAGCGCGTTGCAAGATTTGCGTACGGAAATAAAGCATTGCAAAAGCTGTCACAACATTTCGGATGTGGAAATTTGTGACATTTGCATCAATGCGAATCGCCAACAAGAAATCATTTGTGTTGTAGAAGACATTCGAGATGTCATGGCAATCGAAAGTACGGCGCAATACAAAGGTTTATATCATGTTTTGGGTGGGAAAATTTCTCCGTTAGACGGAATTGGTCCGCACAATCTCACCATTGGTAGTTTGGTTGAAAAAGTAAAAGAAGGAAAAGTAAAAGAAATCATATTTGCGCTAAGTTCAACAATGGAAGGCGATACAACGAATTTCTACATCTACAAACAAATAGAAAATTACGAAGTAAAAACCTCTACCATTGCTCGTGGAATTTCGGTTGGTGACGAATTAGAATACGCCGATGAGGTTACACTTGGAAGAAGTATTTTGAACAGAGTTCCGTTTGAAAATTCACTAAAGAGTTCATAAAAACATAGCTTCATGAAACTCTCTATCATCATTCTCAACTACAATGTGCGCTACTTTTTAGAAGCGTGTTTGCGCAGTGTGCAATCCGCTATTTCGGAAATGGACGCAGAAATAATTGTCGTGGATAACAATTCGCCAGATGACAGTTGCGACATGATGCGAAACACTTTTCCAGAGATTCAACTCTTGGCGAATACAGAAAATGTAGGTTTTGCCAAAGCCAACAATCAAGGTGTCAAACTTGCCAAAGGTGAATATGTTTGTATCTTAAATCCTGAT from Kordia antarctica encodes the following:
- the recR gene encoding recombination mediator RecR, with the protein product MEFSSKLLENAVNEISQLPGIGKRTALRLVLHLLRQPESQTLHLTSALQDLRTEIKHCKSCHNISDVEICDICINANRQQEIICVVEDIRDVMAIESTAQYKGLYHVLGGKISPLDGIGPHNLTIGSLVEKVKEGKVKEIIFALSSTMEGDTTNFYIYKQIENYEVKTSTIARGISVGDELEYADEVTLGRSILNRVPFENSLKSS
- a CDS encoding T9SS type A sorting domain-containing protein, whose amino-acid sequence is MKKIYTLTFLITSFVCQAQIVNIPDANFKNALVNDIVVDIDNNGVYDSDADLNNDGEIQVSEAESVISLNISFKNITSLEGIASFSNLIKLYCTDNPFIEFDVSSLINLETLRCWDIDQVVSIDLSSNINLTSLECDVNDSLEFLNIQNGNNQNLVRLWTDSSPNLVCIQVDDEVYANNQTCNNNEWCKDISTTYNENCTLGINEFNYNAINVFPNPTKNELTINSNLSVESFKIYSTNGKLVMSKKLQNNKIDLFNLNSGIYFIKFQSQNKTIIKKIIKE